From a single Arachis hypogaea cultivar Tifrunner chromosome 3, arahy.Tifrunner.gnm2.J5K5, whole genome shotgun sequence genomic region:
- the LOC112790692 gene encoding 1-aminocyclopropane-1-carboxylate synthase 7-like, with protein MGIEIEKPCVVELSNIAVSNTHGEDSPYFAGWKAYDENPYDELTNPSGVIQMGLAENQVSFDLLEKYLEEHSEATTWGKGVRNSSFRDNALFQDYHGLHSFRAAMASFMEQIRGERAKFEPDRLVITAGATAANELLTFILANPGDALLVPTPYYPGFDRDLRWRTGVKIVPIHCDSSNNFQITPEALEGAYKEAESMNTKVRGVLITNPSNPLGATIERSVLEQILEFVTRKNIHLVSDEIYSGSVFSPSEFVSVAEILEARNHKDAERVHIVYSLSKDLGLPGFRVGTIYSYNDKVVTTARRMSSFTLISSQTQHLLASMLSDKDFTELYIRTNRERLRKRYEMIIEGLRSNGIECLKGNGGLFCWMNMSPLLEKATKEGELKLWNAIIHQVKLNISPGSSCHCSEPGWFRVCFANMSENTLQVALERIRNFVDKIRTHTLTVGSN; from the exons ATGGGTATTGAGATTGAGAAACCTTGCGTGGTGGAGCTTTCCAATATTGCAGTTTCTAACACTCATGGAGAAGACTCTCCTTATTTCGCTGGTTGGAAAGCCTACGATGAAAACCCCTATGATGAACTCACTAACCCTTCTGGGGTTATACAAATGGGACTAGCAGAGAATCAA GTTTCATTTGATTTACTTGAGAAATACTTGGAGGAACACTCAGAGGCCACAACATGGGGTAAAGGAGTTCGTAATAGTAGCTTCAGAGACAATGCTTTGTTTCAAGACTACCATGGACTCCACTCTTTTAGAGCTGCAATGGCCAGCTTCATGGAGCAAATAAGAGGAGAGAGAGCCAAATTCGAGCCTGACCGACTCGTCATCACTGCTGGTGCAACCGCAGCCAATGAACTCTTAACCTTCATCCTCGCAAACCCTGGAGACGCTTTGCTCGTTCCAACCCCTTACTATCCAGG ATTTGATAGAGATTTGAGGTGGAGGACTGGGGTGAAGATAGTTCCAATTCACTGCGACAGCTCCAACAACTTCCAAATCACTCCAGAAGCGTTAGAAGGCGCATACAAAGAAGCAGAATCCATGAACACAAAGGTGAGAGGAGTGCTAATTACAAACCCCTCAAACCCATTAGGTGCAACCATAGAGCGCTCAGTTCTGGAGCAAATTCTGGAGTTTGTTACTCGCAAGAACATCCACCTGGTTTCCGACGAGATCTACTCAGGCTCAGTGTTCTCTCCATCAGAGTTCGTGAGCGTTGCGGAGATCCTGGAAGCACGCAATCATAAAGATGCTGAAAGAGTTCACATTGTTTATAGCCTCTCCAAGGATCTTGGGCTCCCCGGCTTCAGAGTGGGAACCATTTATTCTTACAACGATAAGGTGGTTACGACCGCCAGGCGGATGTCGAGTTTCACACTGATATCCTCTCAGACGCAGCATCTCTTGGCTTCCATGTTATCGGATAAGGACTTCACGGAGCTCTACATTAGGAccaacagagagaggctgaggAAGCGCTACGAGATGATCATTGAAGGGTTGAGGAGCAATGGGATTGAGTGCTTGAAAGGTAATGGAGGATTGTTTTGTTGGATGAATATGAGTCCGTTGCTTGAGAAGGCAACCAAGGAAGGTGAACTTAAGCTATGGAATGCCATTATTCATCAAGTGAAGCTCAATATATCACCAGGGTCTTCATGCCATTGTTCCGAACCAGGTTGGTTCAGGGTTTGCTTTGCAAACATGTCTGAGAACACCCTCCAAGTTGCACTCGAAAGAATACGTAACTTCGTGGATAAAATAAGGACTCACACTCTCACAGTTGGTTCTAATTGA